The proteins below come from a single Chryseobacterium capnotolerans genomic window:
- a CDS encoding DNA glycosylase AlkZ-like family protein — MKKIPALQTLQLITLDRQGLVQATPFGTGKEAVLTAMERLGYIQIDTLSVIERAHHHTLWTRIPDFQSDVLETLVQERKVFEYWFHAASYLPMQDFRYALPQMLHVKQSDSHYYNADKKIMKYVVDTIRAEGPKMARDFESKKDKTGSWWNWKPAKLALERLFMQGDLMISGRSGMQKTYDLTEKVLPSSINATVPTPFEFAQYLVKTTLNAYGFTTLKQITHLRKGDVLKKKCEFGFTVIA, encoded by the coding sequence ATGAAAAAGATACCAGCATTACAAACCTTACAGCTTATTACATTAGATCGCCAGGGATTAGTACAAGCCACACCATTTGGAACCGGAAAAGAGGCTGTGCTTACTGCTATGGAACGTCTCGGATATATACAGATTGATACATTATCTGTAATAGAAAGGGCTCATCATCATACTTTATGGACAAGAATTCCTGATTTTCAATCAGATGTTCTGGAAACATTGGTACAAGAACGTAAAGTTTTTGAATATTGGTTTCATGCTGCCTCTTATCTTCCTATGCAGGATTTTCGTTATGCATTGCCTCAGATGCTTCATGTAAAGCAAAGTGATTCTCATTATTATAATGCAGATAAAAAGATCATGAAATATGTAGTAGATACGATCCGCGCAGAAGGCCCCAAAATGGCAAGAGATTTTGAGAGTAAAAAGGATAAAACCGGAAGCTGGTGGAACTGGAAACCTGCAAAATTGGCTCTTGAAAGACTTTTCATGCAGGGAGACCTCATGATAAGCGGGCGCAGTGGTATGCAGAAAACCTATGATCTTACAGAAAAGGTATTGCCTTCATCTATTAATGCAACAGTTCCTACTCCATTTGAATTTGCTCAATATCTGGTAAAAACAACGCTCAATGCGTATGGTTTTACCACTTTAAAACAGATCACCCATCTCAGGAAAGGTGATGTGTTGAAAAAAAAATGTGAATTTGGTTTTACAGTCATTGCTTGA
- a CDS encoding DNA glycosylase AlkZ-like family protein, with translation MNLVLQSLLEKGEIQKISIEGLPSVFIQSGLLEKSNDIDNPEIRLLSPFDNSIIHRDRIKHIFDFDFRLECYVPKEKRQYGYFCLPILFGNIFIGRVDCKAHRKEKKLELIHLHIENTAIAPELWLPSFADAVKRFAFFNGCESLQLTQVSPSTLKKAINKALSH, from the coding sequence GTGAATTTGGTTTTACAGTCATTGCTTGAAAAGGGTGAAATACAGAAAATCTCTATTGAAGGGCTTCCTTCTGTCTTTATTCAAAGTGGTTTGCTTGAAAAATCTAATGACATTGATAATCCAGAGATCAGGTTACTGTCTCCCTTTGACAATTCTATTATTCATCGTGACCGAATCAAACATATTTTTGATTTTGATTTCCGTCTTGAGTGCTATGTTCCTAAGGAAAAAAGGCAGTATGGTTATTTCTGCCTGCCCATCTTGTTTGGAAATATTTTTATCGGAAGAGTGGATTGTAAAGCCCATAGAAAGGAAAAAAAATTGGAGCTGATTCATCTTCATATTGAGAATACAGCCATTGCTCCGGAACTTTGGTTACCGTCTTTTGCTGATGCTGTTAAACGTTTTGCTTTCTTTAATGGTTGTGAGTCATTGCAGCTCACCCAGGTAAGTCCATCTACGTTGAAAAAGGCAATCAATAAAGCACTATCTCATTAA
- a CDS encoding transposase gives MIKHNVLIDFKEIHMGNLINIRVREKKIGLLRICGFLKCTGEEIEKMYTSSSIDSEMLLKWSKLLEYDFFRIYSQHIILFAPCNSDQEKAQPKEDSILPNFRKSLYTREIIDFMLNQYNSGNMSRQEIYQRYKIPKSTFHKWLNKYNNKLRESED, from the coding sequence ATGATAAAACACAATGTATTGATAGACTTTAAAGAAATTCATATGGGTAACCTGATTAATATCCGGGTTCGGGAGAAAAAGATCGGTTTACTTCGAATATGTGGTTTTCTTAAATGTACAGGGGAAGAAATTGAAAAGATGTATACTTCAAGCAGTATTGATTCCGAGATGCTTTTGAAATGGAGTAAACTCTTGGAATATGATTTCTTTCGTATTTATTCGCAGCATATTATTCTGTTTGCCCCATGTAATTCTGATCAGGAAAAAGCACAACCCAAAGAAGATTCAATATTACCCAATTTTAGAAAAAGCCTTTATACCAGGGAAATCATTGATTTTATGCTGAATCAGTATAATTCAGGAAATATGTCCAGACAGGAAATTTATCAAAGGTATAAGATCCCAAAATCAACCTTTCATAAATGGCTGAATAAATATAATAATAAACTTAGAGAATCTGAAGATTAG
- a CDS encoding tetratricopeptide repeat protein, whose translation MKNFHIFILLLSSLFVQGQMNVEKQIDLLLDKSFTEFTDVQLIPALTSANEALKKSDKINYSKGKTLANIYIAKVLAETGGYNEALSYLKKAENEPYFTSYIDIQVEVCRLRGRTYGLLSMMNLSLQEFYKQLKFSQKIKDPYRKAMSTYWSHENLTEVYTQLKQYDSVWVHLQKQEDILKKMKEEQVFFDLSGTYAKKGQIYTLQKEYGKAQKYLDKSLFLLEKYKVPYLYYALRKYGDLEAARGNKDLAISYYRKALQSAAELEATDAVQQLYRVLGDYFMKNNLDPKEANQYLYQYQKLSDSLDVANKQVVEQALSQILDQKEHENKIKSRQYIYLIISVVILLLIGALFWYRWHIQNKKLIYKNKKTLSEMSQTTVELEKKIEENKFNDLLTLAKNNNPEFLILFSELYPDFIQKLKTIDPKIRSSELIFCAMAYLNFSAKDVATYTYVTLGAVEMRRSRLRKKYSIPSDIDFNNWMREY comes from the coding sequence ATGAAAAATTTCCACATTTTTATTCTGCTATTGAGCAGCCTTTTTGTTCAGGGCCAAATGAATGTAGAGAAGCAAATAGACCTTCTTCTTGATAAATCTTTTACAGAATTTACTGATGTACAATTAATTCCTGCTCTTACAAGTGCCAATGAAGCTTTAAAGAAATCGGATAAAATTAATTATTCTAAGGGCAAAACACTGGCAAATATTTACATTGCGAAGGTATTGGCTGAAACAGGTGGATATAATGAGGCATTAAGTTATCTCAAAAAAGCTGAGAATGAACCTTATTTTACCTCTTATATTGATATACAGGTTGAGGTCTGCAGATTGAGAGGAAGAACGTATGGACTTCTTAGCATGATGAATCTTTCTCTTCAGGAATTCTATAAGCAATTGAAATTTTCTCAAAAGATAAAGGACCCTTATAGAAAGGCAATGTCTACTTATTGGTCCCATGAAAACCTTACAGAAGTTTACACACAGCTGAAGCAATATGACTCAGTCTGGGTGCATTTACAAAAACAGGAGGACATTTTAAAAAAGATGAAAGAAGAGCAGGTCTTTTTTGATCTTAGTGGAACCTATGCTAAAAAAGGACAGATATATACCCTGCAAAAAGAGTATGGAAAAGCCCAGAAATATCTGGATAAATCATTGTTTTTGCTTGAAAAATATAAGGTTCCTTATTTATACTATGCTTTGAGAAAGTATGGAGATCTGGAAGCTGCCAGAGGAAACAAGGATTTGGCAATCAGTTATTATCGCAAAGCACTTCAGAGTGCTGCAGAATTAGAGGCCACAGATGCTGTGCAGCAATTATACAGAGTATTGGGAGATTATTTTATGAAAAATAATCTTGATCCCAAGGAAGCTAACCAGTATCTTTACCAATATCAAAAACTGAGTGATTCTCTTGATGTTGCAAATAAACAAGTAGTAGAGCAGGCACTCAGCCAAATTCTGGACCAGAAAGAACATGAAAATAAAATCAAAAGCAGACAGTATATATATCTTATTATCTCTGTAGTTATTCTATTATTGATTGGGGCTTTATTTTGGTACAGATGGCACATTCAAAATAAAAAGCTTATTTATAAAAATAAAAAGACACTTTCTGAGATGAGCCAGACCACCGTAGAGCTCGAAAAGAAAATAGAAGAAAATAAATTCAATGATCTTCTTACGTTGGCCAAAAATAATAATCCCGAATTTCTGATTCTTTTTTCAGAATTATATCCGGATTTTATCCAAAAATTAAAAACTATCGACCCAAAAATAAGGAGCAGTGAGCTCATCTTCTGTGCAATGGCCTATCTTAATTTTTCAGCCAAAGATGTTGCAACCTATACGTACGTAACCTTGGGAGCTGTTGAGATGCGGCGAAGCAGGCTCCGTAAAAAGTATTCTATTCCTTCAGATATAGACTTTAATAACTGGATGAGAGAATATTAG
- a CDS encoding winged helix-turn-helix transcriptional regulator produces the protein MKKERLELGPECKNHIRGVKDTVYLLEGKWKTIIISHLYFGGKMRFMDLKRQLEGIAAKTLSKELKDLEMNNLVSRTQNNTMPVTVDYELTDFGKSLHDIIDTMAKWGIEYREQLLKS, from the coding sequence ATGAAAAAGGAAAGATTGGAATTGGGACCAGAGTGTAAAAATCATATCAGAGGTGTAAAAGATACAGTCTATCTGCTGGAAGGGAAATGGAAAACCATTATCATCAGCCATCTCTATTTTGGGGGTAAAATGCGTTTTATGGATCTGAAAAGGCAGCTTGAAGGGATTGCTGCCAAAACCCTTTCAAAAGAGCTTAAAGATTTAGAGATGAATAATCTGGTGAGCAGAACCCAAAACAATACAATGCCTGTAACGGTAGATTATGAACTTACGGATTTTGGAAAAAGCCTGCACGACATTATTGATACGATGGCGAAATGGGGAATAGAGTACCGGGAACAGCTGCTTAAAAGCTAA
- a CDS encoding NAD(P)H-dependent oxidoreductase, translated as MSLNETLNWRSATKGYNGKTIEDDKMEQILEAIRLAPSSSGLQPFKVLVITNKELREKLQPISCNQDQIVQASHILIFAAWDEYTTERVDSFFEFSNQVRKLPNSATDDYRLNLLGMLEKQTRDQHFNNASKQTYIALGFGLLAAADLRVDATPIEGFNNEAVDELLNLPGQGLKSTVLMALGYKDEETDWWGKLDRVRRSKEELFVEIN; from the coding sequence ATGTCACTAAATGAAACACTAAACTGGAGATCTGCCACCAAAGGCTATAATGGAAAAACCATTGAAGATGATAAAATGGAGCAAATACTGGAAGCTATTCGTCTTGCCCCTTCAAGCTCAGGACTACAGCCATTTAAAGTTTTAGTTATTACAAATAAGGAATTAAGAGAAAAATTACAGCCTATTTCCTGCAATCAGGATCAGATTGTACAAGCTTCACATATCCTGATCTTTGCTGCGTGGGATGAATATACCACAGAAAGAGTAGATTCATTTTTTGAGTTCAGCAATCAGGTAAGAAAACTACCCAACAGTGCTACAGATGATTATCGTTTGAATTTATTGGGCATGCTGGAAAAACAAACCAGAGACCAGCATTTTAATAATGCTTCCAAACAAACTTATATTGCTTTAGGTTTTGGACTTTTAGCAGCAGCTGATCTTAGAGTAGATGCTACTCCAATAGAAGGATTTAACAATGAAGCTGTAGATGAGCTGCTTAATTTGCCTGGACAAGGTTTAAAAAGTACTGTTTTAATGGCTCTTGGCTATAAAGATGAAGAAACCGACTGGTGGGGGAAACTGGACAGAGTAAGAAGGTCGAAGGAGGAACTGTTTGTGGAGATCAACTAA
- a CDS encoding MsnO8 family LLM class oxidoreductase: MELKLSILDQTPVVKGSSPSKALNNSLTLAKTADELGYHSILYSEHHGVEAYGSSSPEILAATVLANTNNIKVGTGGIMLRNYSAFKIAEWAKMLASMYPNRFILGLGKAPGGLKDAVLALNGHKLPILNNINEKLEEIISYLKDQNHKDTDLFAQPTHVPVLPEITWLGSGDSSAKEAAKYGISYSMADFIVDGSNTEIHKTYLDTFNYSGYKNRPSFQVAISVSVADNLEQARYNAFGMVYQFLESRKILAPAALKSSEEVQSLINDTEDQNLFNILLNKVVMGTPDTIHSKLEEKALQYGTQDLVLLSNMFNEEDRLFTYKSMIQKK; this comes from the coding sequence ATGGAATTGAAATTAAGCATCCTTGATCAGACTCCCGTTGTTAAAGGCAGCAGCCCCTCCAAGGCGCTCAACAATAGCCTGACACTTGCAAAAACAGCTGATGAACTAGGCTATCACAGCATTTTATATTCGGAGCATCATGGTGTGGAAGCGTATGGAAGTTCCAGTCCGGAAATTCTTGCAGCAACGGTTCTTGCCAATACAAACAATATTAAAGTAGGTACGGGAGGAATTATGCTTCGTAATTATTCTGCTTTTAAGATTGCAGAATGGGCCAAAATGCTTGCTTCCATGTACCCAAACCGTTTTATACTGGGACTTGGAAAAGCTCCCGGCGGTCTGAAAGACGCTGTATTAGCCCTGAACGGTCATAAGCTTCCTATCCTCAACAATATCAATGAAAAGTTGGAAGAAATTATTTCGTATTTAAAAGATCAAAATCATAAGGACACTGATTTGTTTGCCCAACCTACCCATGTTCCGGTATTACCAGAGATCACCTGGCTGGGTTCAGGTGACAGCTCAGCAAAAGAAGCCGCTAAGTATGGTATTTCTTATTCTATGGCCGATTTCATAGTAGACGGATCCAATACAGAGATTCATAAAACATATCTGGATACATTTAATTATTCCGGATATAAAAACCGACCTTCTTTTCAGGTTGCCATTTCTGTTTCTGTGGCTGACAATCTGGAGCAGGCACGTTATAATGCATTCGGAATGGTGTATCAGTTCCTTGAATCCAGAAAGATTTTAGCACCAGCTGCATTAAAATCCTCCGAAGAAGTGCAATCTCTCATTAATGATACTGAAGACCAAAACCTTTTCAATATTTTACTAAATAAGGTAGTGATGGGTACTCCGGACACTATTCATTCAAAACTTGAAGAAAAAGCATTGCAATACGGAACCCAGGATCTTGTTCTGTTATCCAATATGTTCAACGAAGAAGACAGGCTTTTTACCTATAAAAGTATGATTCAAAAAAAGTGA
- the arr gene encoding NAD(+)--rifampin ADP-ribosyltransferase, with product MALSIKDKIFDQGPFYHGTKADLPIGGLLTPGGNSNYKEEFRMNHIYFTALANGAGLAAALAKGDGVERVYVVEPTGPFENDPNLTDKKFPGNLTRSYRSDLPLKIIGEAAEWSKPNPEELQNFRGKLKDGKGEIIN from the coding sequence CTGGCTCTGTCAATAAAAGATAAAATTTTTGATCAAGGTCCATTCTATCATGGAACAAAAGCCGATTTACCGATAGGAGGCCTGCTAACACCGGGCGGTAATTCCAATTATAAAGAAGAATTCAGGATGAATCATATTTATTTCACTGCATTAGCTAATGGTGCGGGACTTGCTGCTGCTTTAGCAAAAGGGGATGGTGTTGAAAGAGTATATGTAGTAGAACCCACAGGTCCTTTTGAAAATGATCCGAATCTAACCGACAAAAAATTTCCAGGTAATTTGACCCGTTCTTATCGTTCAGATCTTCCCTTGAAAATTATTGGAGAAGCAGCAGAATGGAGCAAGCCAAATCCTGAAGAGCTTCAGAACTTCCGTGGAAAACTGAAAGATGGTAAAGGAGAAATAATCAATTAG
- a CDS encoding suppressor of fused domain protein gives MDKELIKKIQDKKHYHENVEALEKHLDQHFKSEEMTVFHEMLSLDFHLDVYFIQPQDEDFNLLITSGMSLLEMQVPDAIENKEDYTFAELLILLPKDLKFEKTFPSEGENDWIIGMIKDMARFPHHQDTFLTEGHSLQAWSDISEPYDENTQFTSCILLPSATFDDDFMQITSDDRIINLYTLFPLYQNELEYKIENGYGKFFDLLIAGNTPDILDNNRKNLLG, from the coding sequence ATGGACAAAGAACTTATCAAAAAAATACAGGATAAAAAACACTATCATGAAAATGTTGAAGCATTGGAGAAACATCTGGACCAACATTTCAAAAGTGAAGAAATGACTGTTTTTCATGAGATGCTTTCTCTTGATTTTCACCTGGATGTCTACTTTATCCAGCCTCAAGATGAAGACTTTAATCTGTTGATAACTTCTGGTATGAGTCTGCTGGAAATGCAGGTTCCTGATGCCATCGAAAATAAAGAAGATTATACTTTTGCAGAACTTTTGATCTTGCTTCCTAAAGATCTGAAATTTGAAAAAACGTTTCCAAGTGAAGGAGAAAATGATTGGATCATAGGCATGATAAAAGATATGGCAAGGTTTCCACATCATCAGGATACATTCTTAACCGAAGGACACTCTCTACAGGCATGGAGTGATATTTCAGAACCATATGACGAAAACACTCAGTTTACAAGCTGTATCTTATTGCCTTCTGCTACTTTTGATGACGATTTTATGCAGATCACCAGTGATGATAGAATCATTAATCTTTACACCCTTTTTCCTCTTTACCAAAATGAACTGGAATATAAAATAGAAAATGGTTATGGTAAGTTTTTCGACTTACTGATTGCTGGTAATACCCCCGATATTCTTGATAATAATCGTAAAAATTTGTTAGGTTAA
- a CDS encoding AraC family transcriptional regulator yields the protein MALFLTPDNVYNLYHIDPSKKIEGIVILHQHNHPEKEYTKHTRIFDGLLLGFMIKGSMKAQIHFQEYELNAGDIAVLQPKLMIDTKSLSEDAEIVTIGLSLDFITAFPVLREFVMNNEVRWQPVIRLQSEEIGLQKELVTLIQNFYHKSPTPKKAEMLRHLVMALMCLISEAYSGLTHQNSFTKNRTHEIIDDFYVLISKYATQQRSVKFYAEKLHLTPQYLSTFLKQKTGKSVLQWIDHAMILHAKTLLKSTNLSVKQIGHELNFEDSSVFCRFFKRITGVSPRSFRNG from the coding sequence ATGGCTTTATTCTTAACTCCTGACAATGTTTATAATCTGTACCATATTGATCCCTCAAAAAAGATAGAAGGTATTGTTATTCTGCATCAACACAATCATCCTGAAAAGGAATATACAAAGCATACCCGTATATTTGATGGGCTATTGTTAGGATTTATGATAAAGGGATCTATGAAAGCCCAGATCCACTTTCAGGAATATGAACTCAATGCAGGTGATATTGCTGTATTACAGCCAAAACTGATGATCGACACAAAATCCTTAAGCGAAGATGCAGAAATAGTTACGATTGGGCTTTCATTAGACTTTATTACAGCATTCCCCGTCCTGCGTGAATTTGTGATGAACAATGAGGTCCGGTGGCAGCCTGTTATCAGGCTTCAATCTGAAGAAATAGGTTTACAAAAGGAATTGGTAACCCTAATACAAAATTTTTATCATAAAAGTCCCACTCCCAAAAAGGCAGAAATGTTACGTCATCTTGTGATGGCTCTCATGTGTCTGATTTCGGAAGCCTATTCCGGACTAACACATCAAAACAGCTTTACCAAAAACCGCACTCATGAAATCATTGACGATTTTTATGTTTTGATTTCAAAATATGCAACCCAACAACGAAGTGTTAAATTTTATGCAGAAAAACTTCATTTAACACCACAATACCTCTCCACTTTTTTGAAACAAAAAACAGGCAAATCAGTATTGCAATGGATTGACCATGCGATGATTCTGCATGCCAAAACATTACTCAAATCCACCAATTTATCTGTTAAACAGATTGGCCATGAATTAAATTTTGAAGATTCTAGTGTCTTCTGCAGATTTTTCAAAAGAATTACCGGGGTTTCACCAAGAAGTTTCAGGAATGGATAA
- a CDS encoding TCR/Tet family MFS transporter, whose translation MKNSTKKAAIGFIFVTLLIDITGWGIILPVIPKLIKELIHGDISEAAQYGGWLGFAYAFTQFIFSPVVGNLSDRYGRRPIILISLFGFAVDYIFVALAPSIGWLFLGRIIAGFTGASISTASAYIADISTDKDRAKNFGMIGAALGMGFIIGPVIGGLLGHYGSRIPFYAAACLCILNFLYGYFILPESLDKEKRRKFDWKRANPIGSLQFLGKHHEISGLVIVLILIYIGIHAVQSNWHFFTMYTFGWTERMVGISLGVLGLLLGLVQGILIRWTTPKLGEYKSICYGLIGYAVGLFLFAFATQEWMMFIFLIPYSLGGICGPALQSVITKNIPSNEQGELQGALTSLVSATSILGPPIMTNLFYYFTHDEAPFKFPGAPFLFASILMIMSVIILHFVFRRKKGDTLKN comes from the coding sequence ATGAAAAATTCAACAAAAAAAGCGGCTATTGGGTTTATATTTGTAACCTTACTGATTGACATTACAGGCTGGGGAATTATTCTTCCGGTAATACCTAAGCTAATTAAAGAACTTATTCATGGGGATATCAGTGAAGCTGCTCAATATGGTGGCTGGCTTGGTTTCGCCTATGCCTTTACTCAGTTTATATTTTCTCCTGTGGTAGGAAATCTCAGTGACCGGTACGGAAGACGTCCAATTATTTTAATTTCTCTTTTTGGATTTGCTGTAGATTATATTTTTGTGGCGCTTGCTCCGTCTATCGGATGGTTATTTTTAGGAAGAATCATTGCAGGATTTACTGGAGCCAGCATATCAACTGCAAGCGCCTATATTGCTGATATTTCAACAGATAAAGACAGGGCTAAAAACTTTGGGATGATTGGAGCTGCCCTGGGGATGGGATTCATTATCGGACCTGTTATTGGAGGGCTGCTGGGGCATTATGGGTCAAGAATTCCTTTCTATGCTGCTGCCTGTCTTTGTATTTTAAATTTCCTTTATGGATATTTTATCCTTCCTGAAAGTTTGGATAAAGAGAAGAGAAGAAAATTTGACTGGAAACGGGCAAATCCGATCGGATCCCTTCAATTTTTAGGCAAGCACCATGAAATCTCCGGTTTGGTTATTGTTTTAATTCTAATCTATATTGGAATTCATGCTGTACAGAGCAACTGGCATTTTTTTACCATGTATACATTTGGCTGGACTGAACGAATGGTCGGAATTTCTCTTGGGGTACTTGGATTATTATTAGGATTGGTTCAAGGTATTTTAATAAGATGGACAACTCCTAAATTGGGGGAATATAAAAGTATTTGTTATGGGCTGATTGGTTATGCCGTAGGATTGTTTTTATTTGCTTTTGCTACACAGGAATGGATGATGTTTATCTTCCTTATCCCCTATAGTTTAGGTGGAATTTGCGGTCCTGCTTTGCAATCAGTCATCACCAAAAATATTCCATCGAATGAACAAGGTGAACTTCAGGGGGCATTAACGAGTTTAGTAAGTGCTACCTCTATTTTAGGCCCTCCAATCATGACTAATTTATTTTATTATTTCACCCATGATGAAGCGCCTTTCAAATTTCCAGGAGCTCCTTTTCTCTTTGCCTCTATTTTGATGATTATGAGTGTAATCATTCTCCATTTTGTATTCCGACGAAAGAAGGGAGATACACTGAAGAATTAG
- a CDS encoding DUF4280 domain-containing protein, whose translation MSEKHLVCQGAICKCNFGTTPDKLKVNTQSRRYINDKDGKKKLTATHVDIGSTFEKNTFGSCSKKNNSPCTAVVTQWSGYYDKIIIEDNGGMVLLEDSKATCPIGGTDCITIVNHGQIAELGPKNKEKSDPDTLNELCPMLTEPEKPRHSLTFNTKQDHGQDSSQ comes from the coding sequence ATGAGTGAAAAACACTTGGTTTGTCAAGGGGCAATCTGCAAGTGCAATTTCGGGACAACCCCCGATAAACTTAAAGTAAATACCCAAAGCAGACGTTACATCAATGATAAGGACGGCAAAAAAAAATTGACCGCAACACATGTAGATATAGGATCAACTTTCGAAAAGAATACCTTCGGAAGCTGTTCTAAAAAAAATAATAGTCCATGTACTGCTGTGGTGACACAGTGGAGTGGATATTACGATAAAATAATTATTGAAGATAACGGCGGAATGGTTTTGCTGGAAGACAGCAAAGCAACCTGCCCCATTGGAGGTACAGATTGTATTACGATTGTCAATCATGGACAAATTGCAGAATTAGGCCCTAAAAATAAAGAGAAGTCAGATCCGGATACCTTGAATGAGCTTTGTCCTATGCTTACAGAGCCCGAAAAACCAAGACATTCCTTAACTTTTAATACCAAACAAGATCATGGCCAGGATAGTAGTCAGTAA
- a CDS encoding Ig-like domain-containing protein, which yields MKTKPRIQILFTLSILTFFNYSSAQKIISTDINHFWIAYDSIQKNKKNKSEILENIFLSKKTEGLTSFMEIKKFGKDDYLNVIEKYPQFWNSIRPNTFIDAKKIKTINTALRKLGKLYPNNSKGNIYYTIGALKSGGTIHHEDLLLGVEKIIGNQNTVVSEFENENLRKMFQFTNPSQLEQVTVHEFIHTFQKDGEINVLSKAIKEGSCDFIAELVLNKKFTASYLDYGFKNYESVKSEFKKELFSKRFENWFYNSNAKNPDLGYFVGYVISKKYYENSADKKTAIKNIIELDFSNQADVLEFLVKSDYFENKKNADQILSEYKEHQPRLIKVIEFENGSQNVRIHTKKIQIVFSKPMNEKVSINFSKNGKEHFPLKNIVGLDESKIILTIETTDLQYDTEYDFYITDRVTKSEDNYPFDTEEYKISFKTEKK from the coding sequence ATGAAAACTAAACCAAGAATACAAATACTCTTCACATTATCTATTTTGACATTTTTCAATTACTCAAGTGCTCAAAAAATCATTAGTACAGATATTAATCATTTTTGGATTGCCTATGACAGTATTCAGAAAAATAAAAAAAATAAAAGCGAAATCCTCGAAAATATTTTCCTGAGCAAGAAAACTGAAGGCCTTACATCTTTTATGGAGATTAAAAAATTCGGAAAAGATGATTATTTAAATGTCATTGAGAAGTACCCTCAATTTTGGAATTCCATCAGACCCAATACTTTTATTGATGCTAAAAAAATCAAAACAATAAATACTGCTTTAAGGAAACTGGGGAAACTTTATCCCAATAATTCTAAGGGAAATATTTATTATACAATTGGAGCCTTAAAATCTGGTGGAACAATTCATCATGAGGATTTATTATTAGGTGTAGAAAAAATTATCGGTAATCAAAACACTGTGGTTTCTGAATTTGAAAATGAAAATCTTCGAAAAATGTTCCAGTTTACCAATCCATCACAATTGGAACAGGTAACAGTGCACGAATTTATTCATACTTTTCAAAAAGATGGAGAGATTAACGTTCTATCGAAGGCCATTAAAGAAGGCTCTTGTGATTTTATTGCAGAATTAGTTTTGAACAAAAAGTTTACTGCATCGTATCTGGATTATGGATTTAAAAATTATGAAAGCGTAAAATCAGAGTTTAAAAAAGAGCTGTTTAGTAAAAGATTTGAGAACTGGTTTTATAATAGCAATGCTAAAAATCCTGATCTTGGATATTTTGTAGGATATGTGATTTCAAAAAAATATTATGAAAATTCTGCAGACAAGAAAACTGCAATTAAGAACATCATTGAGTTAGATTTCAGTAATCAGGCCGATGTACTTGAATTTTTAGTAAAATCAGATTATTTTGAAAATAAAAAAAACGCTGACCAAATCCTTTCTGAATATAAGGAACATCAACCCCGATTAATAAAAGTCATAGAATTTGAAAATGGCAGTCAGAATGTAAGAATACATACAAAAAAAATTCAGATTGTATTCTCAAAACCAATGAATGAAAAGGTTTCAATCAATTTTTCAAAAAATGGAAAAGAACATTTTCCGTTAAAAAATATCGTGGGCTTAGATGAATCAAAGATCATTTTAACCATTGAAACAACTGACCTGCAATATGATACAGAATATGATTTTTATATAACAGACAGGGTTACGAAATCTGAAGACAACTACCCTTTTGATACTGAAGAATATAAAATATCTTTTAAAACCGAAAAAAAATAA